The stretch of DNA TAACTTTAACTCAAAGGAGACATAGTGCTGGAGTTTGAACTCCTTAATTACGGATGACTACATAGTTTATTAACTACAGGTTGAGTCGCTCATGCAGCATGGCTACCAAagtaaaattacattaaaaaattggAGGATATCTCTATTAGGTCCTATTAGCCTCTCACTAATCGATCTCGTTGAGGCTAGTTCGTCCGTCTACAGTTTACAAAGcatgcataataataaacacGACGTGTACACATGATTGACATGAGCTTGCTTTCACAAGAAAATAACATCAGAGTTTCATACTTCATAACATACTTACTTTCATAAAAAGATTTCTTTcattcttattcttattcttaCAATGGGTGGACACCTCACGGTTTTCCATAGACCATGTGCTCATACTAGTTACTTACTGCATCACATCACAGGTCTTTAGACCAGCTATGAATACATCATCAGAGCTAACCTCATGATAGTTCGAATTAACCATTATTATGAATCTTAGCAACACCACTAGCATTATCAAAGAAAATTCTACAGCTCCGCCATTGTGCACTCCCTATCTTCGAAGCTCCCTATATACAAAGGTTAGGAATCTCCTTATCAAAGAAAATTCTCAGAATTTACACTCTTTGAGCACTATTTGCAAATTTGTCccttaacttttcaaaatttacaaataaagtaTGGAAAGAATGTACAACGGCCAATTTCCTAAAATCATGGTGTTGCTGAATTTGTCGTTGATTTTGTCACTGATTTTGAATTGTTGAGGAATAATTCAACATTGTCTGTATATATTTGTTGATGTTCAATTATAAGACAACACAATTGGTGTATATTTATAGATCTTATGTAGTGGtttttaattgcaaaatatattaaacaaattaattttaggaaaataaattaataataataaaataataatatatacagaTAACATTATTTTGgctcaaaaatacataattcaatgtagaagtttttcttaaatggcAAAGATAATCTccaaaatatgtgattttgcATTTGTATATACCGCTGCCATTGTTCTAATACGCATCATATTTATCGCGTGGCAAAGTATTCTGTTAGTAGATTAGACGAAGATGGCGCAAATTGTTAATTGCAATTTGTTAAATGTCGACTATGATTATGAATGTTGTGCATGTCAAAAACCCAAGTGACAATTCATAAACAAACCGGCAAAAACTCAAACAATGAGTCTGTAATTAGCCCTATTAGAAAAAATAACGATGGTTTCATAGTCATTGGGTAAACagaaattttccattttttttaatttaattttcatcattatcTCTTATGAAAGTGTTAAATAATGTTGGGATAAGATCTTTGGAGTCTAAATAAATACAATtgttggaattaaaaaaaaaatactttgagattcataaaaataaatttataaattgacgtgacttgatgtgatatgtaagattgtaaaataatttttcttgtaaagtagatttcccgtttggattgagaagtaatctcattttatcattataacttttctaaattttcacacaaaatataataaacaatttaattttttcaaatctcaaaataataacaatattaaaaaaataatattctaacaatattttattcaactcatctaaaaccatctcatctcatctctctcaatccaaacgggctcttaacgtatcatataaagttacgtcaatttgtagagttatttttgtgaaatctctttatggttttaaaaaatttgaagtcATATATCATtgcaaaaatttttaaagatctTGATccataatgatatatatatatatatatatatatatatatattatactagtagtgGTTTAACATTTGcctaattgaaataaaaaataaaattccggAAAATAATGTGTCCAAACAACAAATAAAGTGTGACTCCTTACATGCTGCTTACATGCAGCACATAATTTTGAATTAGTTGTTAATTCACAATCATCAAGATTGAAAAAGTACATACGATTGATTAGTAAATAGCCTAATGCATAGGAGCATAAAACCTAATATAAGCAAACATCTATGAATTTTCATCTTTCTCTACTTTAATAAGAAGAGTTTGTTCCAACCGCAATATCTCCAAACATTTCATTTGGGTTGATTATCTGTACATAAAAGATCAATTACAATCACATAGCTTACCCCGGGTTGCCGATTCCTTCTAACATATTTGACAGTAGAgatcaatgcatgcatgtcatgttaccTCCAATCATGCAAAAGATGTAGCGAGCTCGTATGAAGTAAATCCACCCTCCATGTTCCTGCTCTCACATTCTTTCATCACTAAAGTAAACCtcttatattttagaaatcccaaaaatattataattatagaaaatcattttatctaaatgattttgattaattaagaatattatgaaatttaaattatgttaaaaattctaattatttatatggttttactttcttaaaaatatttagtaaaacttcatcatttatttaacgatgaaagattaatattttataaattaaagttgattttaaatgtatgatatgatttttatattttaattatctattttaagtgaGTTTATTTTCTGTATTTGAACCTCCACCATTGGATCAAATATGGAGACTAAATATGAATGATTGGGATTTAAAGCCCCAAACCCTAACTtttccctcttccttctctATCCTCCCTCCCTCTAGCCGCAcgcccctctccctctcgatctctcttctcctcagctcctcccagcgccgccgacAGTCGTTGCCGCGTCACCACCAAGTCCAGTCACTAGCGAGACGCCAATCTCCTCCccacagacctctctctctctctctctctctctctccctacaACAGGCCGAAGCCCgtagctctctctcttcttctccctttGATTTCCCTCCACCGCGCCGTCATGAGCAACTCCTCCCACAAGCTTCGACGACCACCTCTTTCCCATGATGCAGCTCCCCAATCTACCTCCCTCTCTCATGAAGCCTTTCTCTATCTCACAAGTTCTTGCCGTCGCACTGCCTAGATCCGCCGCCTACAGCCCACGACGCCACCACCAGCCCTTCACGGCATCTCCCCTGCTCCTTTACGCCCAGCCGGGCCTCTatctctcccttgctctgtttTGTAGTATTTTGTGATGATTTACGATGATTTTGTGATTGGCAATAGTGGCTatgattttgtgatgatttacGGTGAGGCTATGCTTAGGTTGTTGTGAGGAATATAATTGTTGTGAGGTTATACATAGGGATATAAGTGAAAGAAGAAACTGTCAAACAAAGATACTGTTCATTCCTGTTCATTTAGTTATAGCAGCTTTTAAgatataagggatatataatatatatatatatatatatatatatatatatatatttagcttTATTGGCATCAATCAGTGTCAcaatattaataacttaatttagctatatatatatatatagtttgcgGAGTTATCCGTAATAATATGCAACCAGATTTCCTGTCCAGATCCAGCCTGCGGCATTTAAACGTGTACATGTGtgtatatttaggattttcACATTTGATTTTGTCatgaaataaatacataaaataccTCCCATGATTTTTATTGAGCATCTAATATTTTCcaataaattcatataaataataataaatattatatgaacTATTTTATGTCTATATCTTTCTCAATCTAGACCTTAGAGTCTgaataaaaactctaaaaaaacttatttatatgtacttttgtttatattatatgacCTTGAGCTACAATTACTGAACAGTACACTGTAGATGAAGTCACTGATTTATTATTAATGGGTTATGCCATTAACTATTGTTTATGTttatagataagataaaatgataatgtatcaaaatttaaaaaatgaagagaaaagtaCAATTTGCACCCTCAAATATTAAAGGTTTTATACTTTATACCACACAACTACAAAAACTGACACATATGTGTTAATATAATAGTTTATAGTATCAGCCTTTTATAGGTTGTGGGTGTAATGTGTTAATATAATAGTTTATAGTGCAAAGTGTAAAATCCTTAGTTTGAAGGTGCAAAAtgtaattttctcaaaaaaaaagaacaaagaaagtaAGCAAAAAACACCATGCTCGAAATCATCAGGAGAAATGTACAACAACATACCTACAAATCTTCACAAAATAGAAGTTGATTACCCTTTTGGGTGGATTTGGGACTTACCTAATCAGTCTTCATATTCTTAGTTTCTTACggtcattttccattttcaacTTTCAGGCCTATGAAACCACTCTTTTATTGTTCAATATCATACCAATGAAACCAAACTTCTGTTGAGTTTGACACTGCTCAAGACTGCTCCAAAGGATGGCACTCCCACCCAATCTGTCAAAACCAAAATGAGCACGACACCAGCTCAGTGCTTTTGTCAACAAGACCTTGAAGCAGCTGATGGTCATTTTACTCCCGTCTAAGTTCTGGCCATTCGAATTCAAAGCATAGCTTCTTTGATGTTCTATCAAATGCATTGAAATGAACCTACTTTGCATAAACCAATCAAAGCATCCCCTAAATGCAACACATCTTCAAGTAAGATTTTTCACTTCAGGGGACAAGATGATATGCTTTGCTCTCAGTTTCAAAGACTGACCTATACAATAAAAGTTACTGAAGCACTCAAAACAACAGAAATAATGTATGGTGCGTTTCTTAATAATCTAGAGGCCCGACGCCCGACGTTTAGAGTAGATTTCGCTTGACAACTGTAGAAAAAAACTACTCTGAAACTATGAGAGCAACCAGCTGTTAGGTTATTGTAGGTCGCTAAAATTACAAACTAACAATGATAAAAGAAAGCTCTCAGTGCATCATATAGTCATGACCATCGCATCTCACATCCAATAGATCCAGCCTTTTAATCGAGAATCATTTACACCATTCATTGTGATCCACAACGATCTAGCATGACAAACTGGATCAGATTCATTTTCAAGTACATATAGAAACCGATGTGAATATTGATGACTCTATTTAGCTTTTCTTTAATATTGCAGCTCTGTAACAACATGGATAGAACTATCAGACACTTATACCTGTGTGTCACAAGAATTAATTTAGAAGacaatgtaaaatttgaaaaaatgtatAGCAAGTCCAAACCTTATTTATCACTTAACTCATTGGTTTCTGTCAGTTGTTGTGTCCTGCATTggtatatagaaattataagtAGCCcacaataatgataaaaattacaaaagctAGTTAAATTAACATTGCCCAGCCAGTTCTGCTGAATCAAATGTACCAAATctaaaagtattgaaaaataaatcaatctaTGATTCTAAAATGGCAGTTGGATAGACTTTGCTGGAAATGATTCAGTATAGGAAATCAGGCTTGAGAAGTTTGGAAGGAAAGCAACTGACAATGCAAGGGAATGACCTCATGTGGAGAGAGATtggaaagaagaaattataaactgaataaaatgaTGCCAGGTCTGAAAATGCATAGAAGAGCTCAGAAGAATGTAATCAACAGAAAAATAGGGTAGTGATTCTTTCATGCTTGTGATGTTGTACAATAAGGCTCTAGAAGAATGAAAGAGGACCATTGCTCAAGTGAAGTATGATGAGAGCTTCACTtctttggaaaatgataggggAGCAAAAGCTAAAAAATTGCTTTAGGGAGGTCTAAGATTTAGATTTAGAACACGTCTCAGATTGCGGAGGAACAATCCATGTCTACGAGCCCGACTAACAAAACTTCACCCAGAATTTCCTAAAGTCCTTTTCCGCTATGCTTCAATGTCATTGGCACTCAACTTTAGCCAAAAGGCAAAGAAAGGTATAATTAGTGGTTAATCACCAATCAACAATGTGATTGCCTTCCTAAATGGACCAGAACATGGATGaaatttagaaaacaaaaatagagtCAGTTAATggtatactaaaaaaaatagaggttaGGATATATAAGTATTGCCTTTAGAGTATATATGGCAGAAAAATTCTTGCCTAAAGAATGAAGTCACAGGCTAACTTAAAAAGTATCAGCTCAATAGGCTTGCATTCTGTGACCTTCAGTTCTGGCTTTCATTCTGAGACCTTCAGTTCTATGGAGAAACGAAACATAAGTAAGCTGTGATTTGCATTTTCAACATTGTaatgcaattatttttattaaaaaatatgtgaaacaTGTATTTCTACATTCTTCTTCAGAGCTAATATCTTAATTCTTTACAATTGAAAGAactttacacaataatattcaGATACTCAAcatcacacaaacacacacacaagcagattaacaaacatgcatgcaagcTTTCATAAAGTTATTTATCCTATAATTCACAGCACATTTGGCAACACTATTCATATTAATTAAGGTTTACCATATTGGCAAATGACTAATACCAAGCCCATTGCAGGTAAGTATCATTCCTTTAAATCTGGCAAGATATTCCTGCATCAGAAGGGTAGAATATTCCAAATAGTCACAATGCAATATCAGTGATTATTACCAAGATGCTTAGAAATAACCTAACCATGTATAAGTTGACATTTTGAGGtgcgaatatatatatatatatacatatatatatatatatatctgtgtgtgtgtgtatctttttcccattttcttACCCGCAAAGTATACTTATCAATCTCATAGATTCCAGTTAGATCATAGTCAAGTCGTTTAGCAGGATCACTCAAAACTGCAAAAGAAATTAATGGAGGCCACTTTATATAACCTGTAGAATAATATAATTGCATGATATAAAAACCAAGGAAGTTATAAAAAACATGTAATGCTGCCTTCCACCAGCAAAAAAAGTGATgattataaaggaaaaaaattcctatttgctttttttttttcttttgtctttttgtaaCATGTAGAAATACATCCATGATGCTGAAAGCAAATCTATGGATATTAAACTTTTATTGTAGACAATGAGATGTTGGACAACTCAACATCCTAATCAAAGATCTTGAACTCTGAAAGAATACTAGTCAAGGAACCTTAGTCTGGATTCCTCAAATACTTGTCAAACTCTTGAAGATAGTAAAGATGCAAGATCAAGCTGATATCTAAAGGTTGAAAATGCTACGAGTGGGTCATTACCTTagcttttttaaagaaaaaagcatAATAAAATCATATGCAACTAGAAATGGAAATGCAGACCCTTGGACTTGTATGCCTAAGTACATGTTTGGCAGCAGATTTTTGTTAATCTACAATAGAGTGATTTTCACTCTACAGTAAAAGTTTTTTCCCAACTCCTTCCCAGACATACAAACTTCTTGTCtcaacatattttcatttctacaattaaaatatattaaaaaaacaattaacttaaaaaaaaaaaaaaaaactgaatggGGTGGCGACCACACAACAGCCACccattcagtttttttaaatgaattattttgaacttaataataattatttaaaaaatatttctcataaattcattatttaaacatatttttaaggtgagacccacaactttcataaaaaaactataaaactcTCATCTACTTCATTTCTTCACAATTCATCAAAAACTTCCCAAGTTTTTACATCCAAATATCACCCAAGTGATTAGATTATTACCTTTGTAAGCCGCATTGATCTCTTGGAACTTTACAGTAGCAGCACTGTCACCCTTGTGCTTATCAGGATGCCATTTCTATATGGTCCACAGAATCATGTAGATTTCTCGGTCAATGTCCCATTGAATTTAATGACAAGAACTTTTGACAATGAAGCAATGGAAAAAACACCATTCAAGGAGCTATCAGAAGAGAGATCACTAACCAGTGCAAGCCTTAGGTAATTTACTCTGATATTTTCCTCAGTTGCATCATAATCAACCTCCAAAACTTTGTAGTAGtccttcaaataaataaagacctacatcaaatatacatatatatatatatatattatacacacacacacacatactacTTCTAGTGCTTGGGGTTAGTTCTACGAACCAAAACTCTGGGAAACAACTAATGTGAAGTTGTGTCACAAACAAGTCATGTGAAGTTGTATACATTTCTTGAGGAAAATGAAGTGCACAACTGAACTCAAGAGTCATGTTGAGTAAAATTCAAAGAGAATTCAGTTAAGAAAACATCAATTGCTGAATGTTCAATGATAATTAGCTCCATTGAGCTCAGGATTTAGgagatgtttggaaacaatttccatctcatctcatcctacctcatttccttcccaaacatcattcaaacacaaacactttttcaaactaatcattacaattttccgaaacttccaaacaaaaaataaaaacaattcaactatttcaaatctcaaaacaaaaattatatttaaaaattatattctaataatatttttactatataatattttttattaacctttttctctctcatttcccaaaacccaataaatacctaactcaaactatctcacaaCTATTCTCAACCCACCTTaccactactattcacaaaattctcatcccatctcattttatttcccAAGCATCCCGCAAAGGACTTTTGTTTCAATGTCTTCTGTCTCATTCCCTGagcatctcattccccaagcatccccaAGCATCTTACTACTACACCAAGAATGCTACTTGCTCTATCCTTGACCACATAATTTAAAAGGCTAAACCACTCCAACCTGCTTTAATGCTTTTCCAAAAGGACAAAGTATGTCACCCTTCACCCTTGGGGAGAAAACTTGTAAGGTAGaacatctataaaaatgacGTCCTTGATCGAAAGTACCTCAGGAAGAAAAACAATCAAGCTGGTAATTGAAGTAAGGCGGGCCATCTCAGTCTAGTTCCATCAGCCCGTTTGTAAATGCTCTTCAGTATAGCTTGTTAAATACCACTTGATAATTCATCAAAGCAGAGATGGAGTATATTCTACTTTCCAGTTAGTTACcagctattaaaaaaaaaaaaaaaaaaaaacccacagaAACAAATAACTACAGCTTTTCCCCATTTCAGGCAGTCTCCCTTGCAGTAAATTTCACAGAGTGTTCGATATGCTCATGCCCTAAAGAGTTTGAAGAACGCATAGTGGGAATTTGGACAGATTCATTCGAGTTGCACATTATTTATCTGAGATAATCCAGCCATATCTGGCACAGTACATTTTCGACAATTATTGAATCCATAgcgttttcctttttttactTCAAATTATTGAATCCAGCCCTAAGTGTTAATGAGCGGAGTAGTTACTAGTCATTTAAACTGCAAATTAAGTCTTACTTTTTTTGCCCATTACTAATCAACACCATTGTGCATCAACTAACCCAACTAAATCCTATCGAATGTCTACAAATTTCATCCATTCCACATCTATACCGAAACTGTAATAAACCAAACTCGGTAATGGACAGAAGACATTGAAACAAAAGTCCTTTGGTTGGTTACTCAGAAAGCTGTAGAAATGAGACACGCATATACAAACACACATACTATTATTCGGCGACCgaaatctctctttcttcttctgtcTTATCTTTTCTTAACTACCAAACcgagcaacaacaacaacaataacaaaaaaaaaaaaaaaatcccaggAAATTTTTATACCTTTTGGATAGAATTATGATTGCCTTCCATCTGCTGGGTTTGTACGTGAAGATTTGTCAATCAATTTCATTTGAGAAGTGAGAAAGCACTTAGCTTGAATTAGCTGAAGATATAAATACCCTTCGGAAATCAATCGAAATTAATTTGAAtaaatttggaaagaaaaatcagGAGG from Juglans microcarpa x Juglans regia isolate MS1-56 chromosome 3S, Jm3101_v1.0, whole genome shotgun sequence encodes:
- the LOC121258771 gene encoding dnAJ-like protein slr0093 isoform X1 translates to MEGNHNSIQKVFIYLKDYYKVLEVDYDATEENIRVNYLRLALKWHPDKHKGDSAATVKFQEINAAYKVLSDPAKRLDYDLTGIYEIDKYTLREYLARFKGMILTCNGLGISHLPIWTQQLTETNELSDK
- the LOC121258771 gene encoding dnAJ-like protein slr0093 isoform X3, giving the protein MEGNHNSIQKVFIYLKDYYKVLEVDYDATEENIRVNYLRLALKWHPDKHKGDSAATVKFQEINAAYKVLSDPAKRLDYDLTGIYEIDKYTLREYLARFKGMILTCNGLGISHLPI
- the LOC121258771 gene encoding dnAJ-like protein slr0093 isoform X2 — encoded protein: MEGNHNSIQKDYYKVLEVDYDATEENIRVNYLRLALKWHPDKHKGDSAATVKFQEINAAYKVLSDPAKRLDYDLTGIYEIDKYTLREYLARFKGMILTCNGLGISHLPIWTQQLTETNELSDK